Proteins encoded in a region of the Suncus etruscus isolate mSunEtr1 chromosome 1, mSunEtr1.pri.cur, whole genome shotgun sequence genome:
- the LRRC4 gene encoding leucine-rich repeat-containing protein 4 — MKLLWQVTVHHTWNAVLLPGYLPAQVWILCAAIAAAASAGPQNCPSVCSCSNQFSKVVCTRRGLSEVPQGIPSNTRYLNLMENNIQMIQADTFRHLHHLEVLQLGRNSIRQIEVGAFNGLASLNTLELFDNWLTVIPSGAFEYLSKLRELWLRNNPIESIPSYAFNRVPSLMRLDLGELKKLEYISEGAFEGLFNLKYLNLGMCNIKDMPNLTPLVGLEELEMSGNHFPRIRPGSFHGLSSLKKLWVMNSQVSLIERNAFDGLASLVELNLAHNNLSSLPHDLFTPLRYLVELHLHHNPWSCDCDILWLAWWLREYIPTNSTCCGRCHAPLHMRGRYLVEVDQAAFQCSAPFIMDAPRDLNISEGRMAELKCRTPPMSSVKWLLPNGTVLSHASRHPRISVLHDGTLNFSHVLLSDTGLYTCMVTNVAGNSNASAYLNVSTAELNTSNYSFFTTVTVETTEISPEDTTRKYKPVPTTSTGYQPAYTTSTTVLIQTTRVPKQVVVPATDTNDKMQTSLDEVMKTTKIIIGCFVAVTLLAAAMLIVFYKLRKRHQQRSTVTAARTVEIIQVDEDIPAASAAASAAPAAGSGEGAVVLPTIHDHINYNTYKPAHGAHWTENSLGNSLHPTVTTISEPYIIQTHTKDKVQETQI; from the coding sequence ATGAAGCTCTTGTGGCAGGTAACTGTGCACCACACCTGGAACGCCGTCCTGCTCCCCGGTTACCTCCCGGCGCAAGTGTGGATTCTGTGCGCAGCCATCGCTGCTGCCGCCTCGGCAGGGCCCCAGAACTGCCCGTCTGTCTGTTCGTGCAGTAACCAGTTCAGCAAGGTGGTGTGCACGCGCCGGGGCCTCTCGGAGGTCCCCCAGGGCATCCCCTCCAACACCCGGTACCTCAACCTCATGGAGAACAACATTCAGATGATCCAGGCCGACACCTTCCGTCATCTCCACCACCTGGAAGTCCTGCAGCTGGGCAGGAACTCCATCAGGCAGATCGAGGTGGGGGCCTTCAACGGCCTGGCCAGTCTCAACACCCTGGAGCTCTTCGACAACTGGCTGACGGTCATCCCCAGCGGGGCCTTCGAGTACCTCTCCAAGCTGCGGGAGCTCTGGCTCCGCAACAACCCCATCGAGAGCATCCCCTCCTACGCCTTCAACCGGGTGCCCTCCCTCATGCGCCTGGACCTGGGCGAGCTCAAGAAGCTGGAGTATATCTCGGAGGGGGCCTTTGAGGGACTGTTCAACCTCAAGTACCTGAACCTGGGCATGTGCAACATTAAAGACATGCCCAACCTCACCCCGCTGGTGGGTCTGGAGGAGCTGGAGATGTCTGGGAACCACTTCCCCAGGATCAGGCCGGGCTCCTTCCACGGCCTCAGCTCCCTCAAGAAACTCTGGGTCATGAATTCCCAGGTCAGCCTGATCGAGCGGAACGCTTTCGACGGCTTGGCCTCGCTCGTAGAACTTAACCTGGCCCACAATAACCTCTCTTCGCTGCCCCACGACCTCTTCACCCCACTGAGGTACCTGGTGGAACTGCATCTGCACCACAACCCTTGGAGCTGCGACTGCGACATCCTGTGGCTGGCCTGGTGGCTTCGGGAGTACATCCCCACCAACTCCACCTGCTGCGGCCGCTGCCACGCTCCCCTGCACATGCGTGGCCGCTACCTGGTGGAGGTGGACCAGGCGGCCTTCCAGTGCTCCGCCCCCTTCATCATGGACGCGCCCCGGGACCTCAACATCTCCGAGGGCCGCATGGCCGAGCTCAAGTGTCGGACTCCCCCCATGTCGTCGGTGAAGTGGCTGCTGCCCAACGGGACTGTGCTCAGCCACGCCTCCCGCCACCCGCGCATCTCCGTCCTCCACGACGGCACCTTGAACTTCTCCCACGTGCTGCTCTCGGACACGGGCTTGTATACGTGCATGGTGACCAACGTGGCGGGCAACTCCAACGCCTCGGCCTACCTCAACGTGAGCACGGCCGAGCTCAACACGTCCAACTACAGCTTCTTCACGACGGTCACGGTGGAGACCACGGAGATCTCGCCCGAGGACACCACGCGCAAGTACAAGCCGGTACCTACCACGTCCACGGGGTACCAGCCGGCATACACCACCTCCACCACGGTGCTCATCCAGACCACCCGGGTGCCCAAGCAGGTGGTGGTCCCCGCCACCGACACCAACGACAAGATGCAGACCAGCctggatgaagtcatgaagacCACCAAGATCATCATCGGCTGTTTTGTGGCCGTCACTCTGCTTGCTGCCGCCATGCTCATTGTGTTCTACAAACTTCGGAAGCGGCATCAGCAGCGGAGCACGGTCACGGCCGCCCGGACCGTGGAGATCATCCAGGTGGACGAAGACATCCCCGCGGCATCCGCAGCGGCGAGCGCAGCCCCGGCCGCTGGATCAGGTGAGGGGGCAGTAGTGCTGCCCACCATTCATGACCATATTAACTACAACACCTACAAACCAGCACATGGGGCCCACTGGACAGAAAACAGCCTGGGGAACTCGCTGCACCCCACAGTCACCACTATCTCTGAACCTTACATAATTCAGACCCATACCAAGGACAAGGTACAGGAAACGCAAATTTGA